One segment of Alistipes finegoldii DSM 17242 DNA contains the following:
- a CDS encoding TlpA disulfide reductase family protein, producing the protein MNKQTLFVSLTAAVLLCACQSSKVKISGRIVGNDAKNVYLEQVSPLSQSVIDSAVLDKEGNYRFELKGVTRTPSLYNIIYNGERIPLFLAGGDRLSVNSVGSFIRNYTVEGSKETELLRQFYQAFVGGAQRLDNIAGQFARTNLSEEERKALVKEYTDEYYRIRREQLRFIIENKSSLAAVYALYQRLPGDTYLFNGDSDVVYYRTVAEALEQSYPDSPYLQSLLAEITRMDARISLTSRISEAGYPDLELSDIYGKKVRLSSLTGKVVLLDFWSAELGNSNTLNAELKEVYKKYADAPTPFEVYQVAVDSSKPLWITAVQEQQLPWISVSDLRGQASTAPRLYNVQKLPANFLIDREGTIVAKDIYGKSLERKLDELTK; encoded by the coding sequence ATGAACAAACAAACGCTTTTCGTCTCCCTGACCGCGGCCGTCTTGTTGTGTGCCTGCCAGTCGTCGAAGGTGAAGATTTCAGGCCGCATCGTCGGCAACGACGCCAAAAATGTTTACTTGGAGCAGGTGTCTCCCCTGTCGCAGTCGGTCATCGACTCGGCCGTGCTCGACAAGGAGGGTAATTACCGTTTCGAGCTGAAGGGCGTGACCCGGACGCCTTCGCTTTACAATATAATTTACAACGGCGAACGTATTCCGCTCTTTCTGGCGGGCGGCGACCGCTTGTCCGTGAATTCCGTGGGCAGTTTCATCCGCAACTATACGGTCGAAGGGTCGAAGGAGACCGAGCTGCTGCGGCAGTTCTATCAGGCTTTCGTCGGCGGCGCCCAGCGGCTCGACAACATCGCCGGCCAGTTCGCCCGGACGAACCTCTCCGAGGAGGAGCGCAAGGCGCTGGTGAAGGAGTATACCGACGAATACTACCGCATCCGCCGCGAACAGCTGCGCTTCATCATCGAAAACAAGTCTTCGCTGGCGGCGGTTTATGCCCTGTACCAGCGGTTGCCGGGCGACACCTATCTGTTCAACGGTGACAGCGACGTGGTTTATTACCGCACGGTGGCTGAAGCGCTCGAACAATCCTATCCCGATTCGCCTTACCTGCAGTCGCTGCTGGCCGAGATTACGCGCATGGACGCCCGCATCAGCCTGACGTCGCGCATCTCCGAAGCGGGGTATCCCGATCTGGAACTCTCGGACATTTACGGCAAGAAGGTGCGGCTCTCGTCGCTGACGGGCAAGGTCGTGCTGCTGGACTTCTGGTCGGCCGAACTGGGCAACAGCAATACGCTCAATGCCGAGCTGAAGGAGGTCTACAAGAAATACGCCGACGCTCCGACGCCGTTCGAGGTCTATCAGGTGGCCGTCGATTCGTCGAAACCCCTTTGGATCACCGCCGTGCAGGAGCAGCAGCTGCCTTGGATCTCGGTGAGCGATCTGCGCGGTCAGGCTTCGACGGCGCCCCGGCTCTACAACGTGCAGAAACTTCCGGCCAATTTCCTGATCGACCGGGAGGGCACGATCGTGGCCAAGGATATTTACGGCAAGAGTCTTGAGCGGAAGCTCGACGAACTGACGAAATAG
- a CDS encoding UDP-2,3-diacylglucosamine diphosphatase: MRRFAVRVPGNGDSVNCLERFMNHYFASDIHLGAGGEAFAGETERRFVAWLDDAAKDAESIFLVGDLFDFWFEYREVVPKGFVRTLGKLAELTDRGVRVVFFTGNHDMWVGDYLARECGVEVYTSPQRFCLNGKHLFIAHGDNMKIDGQPVLKLLNTVFRSRTLRWLFSWLLHPDWAMRFGHWWSGKSRKSHAADTLDVSLTEPLIQYAREYAAMHDVDHFVFGHMHFPRDFREGNLHVINLGCWEQYPSYAVLDASGELTLRRLEAFR, encoded by the coding sequence ATGCGGCGTTTTGCCGTGCGAGTCCCCGGCAACGGGGATTCGGTCAATTGTTTAGAACGATTTATGAACCATTATTTCGCATCCGACATCCATCTGGGCGCAGGCGGCGAGGCGTTCGCCGGGGAAACCGAACGCCGTTTCGTGGCTTGGCTCGACGATGCGGCGAAGGATGCGGAGTCGATATTTCTGGTCGGCGACCTTTTCGACTTCTGGTTCGAATACCGCGAGGTCGTGCCGAAGGGCTTCGTGCGGACGCTGGGCAAGCTGGCCGAGCTGACCGACCGGGGCGTGCGGGTCGTCTTTTTTACCGGAAACCATGATATGTGGGTCGGCGACTACCTCGCCCGCGAATGCGGCGTCGAAGTCTACACTTCGCCGCAGCGGTTCTGCCTGAACGGCAAACATCTCTTTATCGCCCACGGCGACAACATGAAGATCGACGGACAGCCGGTGCTCAAACTGCTCAACACCGTATTCCGTTCGCGGACGCTGCGCTGGCTCTTTTCGTGGCTGCTGCATCCCGACTGGGCGATGCGTTTCGGCCATTGGTGGAGCGGCAAGTCGCGCAAGTCGCACGCCGCCGACACCCTCGACGTCTCGCTTACCGAGCCGCTGATCCAATACGCCCGCGAATATGCCGCCATGCACGATGTCGATCATTTCGTTTTCGGGCATATGCACTTCCCGCGCGACTTCCGCGAAGGGAATCTGCATGTGATAAACCTCGGCTGCTGGGAACAGTATCCCTCTTATGCCGTTTTGGACGCGTCGGGCGAACTGACGCTGAGAAGGCTCGAAGCGTTCCGTTAG